The genomic segment ATATGAATCAAATTCCGTTTCGAATTCaaattaacatgtttaaaatgattttaaataaaaaaaaattgatttaactctataaattcaatttcattcacTGAATTTCAAATAGCCTAACTATATCTTTCCGAGAAAAACTACTATTAATTTGATTCCATTGGTCCAAATTGGGATGGTTTCCTGCGGTTTCCATTAAAGCCCAAACTCACAACCTGTTAGGATGCTACCATGAATTTGACTGAAATCATAGACGAGGGACCAAAGTACTAGGCACATATTTTTTAGCCACAGGAAGCCACTTCCATTTTCCTTGTCACACCTAGGCCCATAAACAGTCCGTCGAGTATTCTTCATTGATTCCCAATTTGCTTTTCTTTCCAGGCAATTCAAGTTTCTCTGAATTTATAAATACCTAGAGGCTATAAGCTGTAGTACTTTCTGtattccaaaaaagaaaaatatgactttctatattttttgttaaataaacatattttcatataaaaatatcaccCATCAAATATTACTAACGAGTTAAATctgaatattaaaagaaaacccacttttctttcaattagaAACAAGTTGTTCATATCAACATTAAAAGTTCTTAAAACTTGTAAGCCCCCTAACTCGCCTCATGAAACTTAAATCTATGAATACTATAAATATCATAAGTACTTATGCTCTATTATAATTATAGtagaaatgttattatttaCATAAAATACGGTGATGaaagtaggtttttttttaacaaaagcaTAATACaataatgttataatttataaaaaaaattattctttatttttcattattcattTGCAACAATTTTCTCTCTTATTCAATAGTCATACTTTTACTTCAAACCAAAATTATGGTAGAAGCAACCTCTATTGGccgaaaaactaaagaaaaaaaatcgatcCCTAGAGGAAGGTAGTCACATCCACATTAGTCAATTTTAATCCATAaggaatatatatttcattaaagtattagtttttttttaatttgcatgaTGTCTCAATTCaagtattaaaaacaataatttttattggtatttatttacctttgtttatgtttttatttccttGTACATATGATACCGCTATGATCTTATCCTGACAAGTGAAACTCCAATCATATTCGAAAGATGTTTGGTTTTCCACAATTTAACTAACTACACTTTAAATTTTGTGTGGGTTTGGCATTGAGTTAGATTTTATAGTtgggatttgaaaaaaatattttttaaagagttataaattataactttttataactaaatttttaaaaaagtgagaTGCAtgtaaaactataatttattaattaacctaacacttttaaaactataattaaaacaaaacgcAAATGCAATCATATCTCACCACACTATCAAAATGGACACTTGACTATAAGCATAAAATTTAATCAATGATCAACTCTTGATGATAAGCTGATTACATGCACTATTTATCCTTCCTTCCTCTCAATTGCATGTTTTTGTTATATAAGTTGAATATTTAGTATCacatattattattagaatTCGTGTAATATTGTAATTATTCACTAATTAAGTAGAAAACTAAAAagtgtgggttttttttctatggaaGATTGCATTGTTCATCTTCTCACATATATTGTGGATGGATTgagcaaattttttatttttttaattttgtctttaaatttgtttttcgagtgattatatttttttgggtcaaaTTCAAGgctcattaaataaaatttattgactaagaatgaaattgaaagattaagaatcaaaatagaaaaaataccaTAGATGGGTGATGGATAAATGGATGATGGTTTCAAAGTTAATACAAAATGTTTAATTTGGTTCTCATATTTTAGAAACTATAAATGAGTGGTaccttaatattttatcaattatatttttgtataaaattttattttttttattttttaatttgtggttTGAGAGAGGATAGAAAGAAAATGTCATTAACACTGATTTTGGCCATCAAAACAATGAATCTTTATGTTAAATGGTTTTATTTGATGAGAGGAGATCATATAAGGTGATTTTTTTACATTGCAATTacctaaaaaaaagatatgagctcagaatttatttttgttttaggatggatttttgggtttttagagtttattaataattttatcacgACTTCTAGAGTGTTTTGAGTCAAAAATGTTGCAAATAGTTTTTTGAGGTAAAAAAACCATCTAAACTGATTTCCCGGTCACTATAGTTGCTagattttagaaaaattagGTGACAcgtcatctatttttttttttcaaaaaatagggTGGATGATATGTCATCCACTTTAGataccacattaaaaaaatgggctcatacttttattttaataagagataaaaatatctaaCCCACGACGGAGCGCGAGTAACATAAGTATTATTTAAAGTCTAAAAACACAACATAAATGtaacaaattaaatgtttatgCCAAAATGGGTACAACAAGAGGACATAATGGGTATATTTTATCCTATTATATTGCTAAATTTACCTTCTCATATTTCTCCGctctaaaaatatgttttacagCATTCAAAGTCAAGTGATAGCATATAAATTTAAGATAGTCATATTTATTCAAGATTTACTTGATTTACATTTCAAGAtgtaaatatgaattttttttatagaaaatataaaaaataataagagtctcattttttttctttcataatacATCCATCTAAATTCATAAAGTACATGTTTGAAGTACCATAAAATTCAGACATccaaattatataagaaaaatgttATTATCCAATACAGTAACTATACACATGTAGCGGCCCATCACTGTTGTCCCTGAAAAGGATGTAAGAAGAGCCTTGCTACCTGGGCCTTCACTTCGAAGCCGACCTGCCCGAGCTAGCTTCCTGTATTACTTACCCTGATATATATGATTCTTAACATCAGCCATCGTCTCTAGTTTTATCCTACACAGCCAGTGATAGATTCGAGAATACTGGCACcatattaaatatatgaaatcAAAATGGTCggacaattaatttaatatttgatattttaatggtCGAGACTCGAGACCTAAGTGGAATGTTAACAGGTTTTTGATTAAAAAGTGAATCCCAAggcaaaaagataaaacaaattacTTACTTTATAGTGCTCTCTACATGATTTAATAAACTGATCGATCCGCAATATAATTGAATTCTGCATATAGTCCACGCCATGAATATTAATCTGCTTTTGATTTAAGTAAATTTGGAAGTGCTAGCTGATGCATGTTTCTTTCTATGAAAGCAACAGAAAGCTAGCCtttcataattaaatatatcttgACAGGTACAAGAAGTCAAAGCCCAGAAAGGCTGGTGAACTACTATGATAAGTTGGGTTATTTAGTAAAGTGATACATGCTCCTACAAATCTTAGAAAAGTTGGTTCTAATTTCTCAACCATATATATGgtacgtaaaaaaaaaaaggagaaattatttatttatttatttagcaaCCAAAGGCAGGTCCTAGTGGAAAACAACTCAAATCCCACCATTTGTTTCGCCTTCGCCTTTTGCTGCTTACCACTTGTTCATGTTCATTTTGTGTGGTTAGTGTGAATTCTGAAGGAACTTTTTATCCTTTGAAATTTGTGCATTTGCAGGCAAATAAGACAGGGGACATGAACTCCTTTCCTAGTTAACGTTTTTGGCAATTACCATGCTGTACGTCTTCATTTATTCTCTAAGGTTATCTATGTAAGAAGGTATGTTTCTCTTAGAAAACCAGATGATAGTTTTCTGTGGGCAGATAAAGAGATAAATTGAATTGCTTTACAGCAGTTGAAATcttgttttctgaaaatttcCAAATATTtgcatatcatatatatatccACGCATCTTAAGACATGAATTGTATATCacttttctataattaaaatagttattttacataatattcaagatttaataaccaaacatttaatagtttaaatcttattattcttgttttctgtaattaaaataataaaatcaagaatgagataatgatatttttatgtaaaattcaaactcaaaaaacttctacaaaagatttgttaaagatttgaagttaaaaaaataaaaaagttatagaaCATTTCCTCCTAGAACCTGAAGGGACCATTGCTCGATGCAAGCCTTGGATTTACAGAATGCTCGAGTGCAACAAGATGATGCTGATGGACGGACCTTGTTGTTGATAATGATAAAGTTCTTACAGAAATATATCTACAAATTTTGTTAAGATTTTGAGTTCTTGTTAGTCTTTCTTTTTGTCAAAGTATCTTTCAGGAGGTTCGAGTGTAAGGACAAATTCTTTGTAATCAGCTCATTAAATCTCATATCCcttcatatatatttaaacGTGTAAAAGTTGGATTTTTTAAAGCACATAATATTGGAGTTTGGGAATCCTTTTGTCCATGTCATGCACTCCAATCAAAGATATGTTAGCACAACATGATGGATGAAGAACAAAAGAGCATATATCTTGACCTCAGTCACTTTATATGTATAACCTTGGCTGGCTCTTCGCTAGCTCATTGTTCTGCTATGAatgaaagagataaaaagaCTTTCAAGCAAATTGATCACCTTGCTTTGGGCTTAAGGTTGTTATTAATGGTTGATGTGCCATATATTCTGTATTTACCAAAATGACAAGTAAATAAAGAATATAAGTTGCCCATATATGGCTGAAGAATGGTATTTTTCTTATCCTGAAGAAAAGACATttatttttaccaaaaacaaaaagatgataTAAATTGAAATACATGGTTCAGGATATTCCTGCCATATTTCTTATTATAGTTAGATTCATTTTGATAATACCCTATACATAATATGATAGTCACATATTTTTACACTTCCATCCTTTGCTTGCTAGCGTTTCGTGCTGAAGAACTCTCACTTGGTGGGGAAGGCAGAGTTGATTCACCGACATTGATGACAACATGGGAGCAATTGACCATCTGAGCTGATTTTACACTCTGAATTTGTCCTGAATGCAACTTTTCTGTTGATAGAGTTGGCTCTACACTCTTAAATTGGGCTTTGGAGGCAAGTTCATGTATGGATTCAGCAATTTTTTCAGTGCATGTGACCACATCAATAAGTATTGAAGCTACTGTAACCCCTGGTATAACTTTCAGCAGGTCAATGTCTTCCCATATGCCTGATTTGAGTAAAGATTTGAGGTTTTTGGCAGCAGATTTTGCATTTTCAATGTGGGAATCTGCAGAAGATGGCTGcaccattattttgattgccaATGCAAGTTCCTTTAGTGCTTTTCCAGATTCTATGCTCAAATTTGTGCATGCTTCCTGAATTATGCTACCAACTTCTGATGATGCCTGCAAGAATAAGCAGAAAATATTTAGAGATAAGCATGTGACGAATCACCTGGGTGCTTCTTAGCATATATACATGTTCCTAATtggtattcatttttttattacttaaccCATACATAAAAGCTTGAACTTTACTCATTTGGATCGCAACAATGATATGCCGAAGGCTTAAAGTAGCTTATCACATTGTATTTAGACATCAAAGATGAGATAGCTGCTAGGGAGCTAATTTCCTTTCTTATACCTGAATTTCAGCATTTAAGCATCCATTCAATGCTTCAATTCGGTAGGCACATTCTCGAGCCAGAGTCCCAACTTTCAGGTATAGTTTCCATGGATGTCGAAATGGGAACCGACCATGACCTGGCTCCCATGCAGCAAAATTAGCCTGgaaggcataaaaaatattatcagaaaaaaatccaagtaaatAGGTAAAGGAAGAGGAGCTTGGGGGTGGGGGGATGAGAGATATACACACACCAAGGATTCTTCactattttttgaattgagaaCACTTTTGTATCCTTCCAAAAATTTCTTGTCGTCTTTGCTCTCTTCACCCCCTGTTCTTTTGAAGTATTCATCACCAAATCCTGTAAATTTTACGTCATCTTAGTAAATTTTTGAGCATCTGCATGTGAAATCTAGTTAAAAAGGAACAATTGGAATGAATGTATCCAATACTTGATTGGTACTACGACTCAGTGCACTGCTTTGTTGGGGACATACATACCTTCTAAGAAGTTGCCAAGCTTTTCAATGTTGAGGGCAATCAGATTGTGAAGATCTTCACCAGCCCACACAGGGCAAACCACAGTAGAAATGATGACACAAGCAGAACCACCAATGCTGATGGTTGATAATCTCTTATGTGCGAACTCTAATATTTCATCGTCTCGATAACCAGATACCGATATCAAAGAGAAGGTCAATATGAATATTAACATCCCATAATCATATCTCGATTTAATTTTCGGAAAGAACcttaaaaatgttgatattGTAGCtgcaaacaaaaaccaaaataattttgaatacaTGAGTACCTTTTCATGTAACAGTAAGGATCAATATAGTATATATGAACTTTGAGgtgcaataatttttattttgtgtgcaTGCATGGTTAAAGATACCTTGCAGAAAGACAAAGAACCCAAGTAGTATGGGTTCTCCAATATGTCCAGAGAGGTTTGCTAGGTGATGTGCTCCAACACCTAGTCCACCAGCCATTAGCGTTGCCATTCCTCTATTCAATCCTTTTCCAAGAGTAGCCCCTGAAAATTAATTTGTCAAAAATCATGAAAGGGAATTTCagttctatttttaaaatgtcagAGACTTACCCACAGAGAATTCAAAGACAACAACAACAGTCATGATAGCCCACATTGCAGTGACACCAAAATTACTGTAAAGTGGCTGACAGTAGTAGAACATTGATACCAATGTAAGTGCTAGTCCAACTTTTAGTGAATGAATAACTCTTCTTGGATCATCTTGTCCAAGTTTCTTTATGTTCCTAACCATAGCAACCATGTTAGCTTTGAACTTCGCAGGCAAGGCCTTGAGCCACCAGCGTCCTTGAGTGAAAAACCCAGCTTTGTCACCGCTTCCAGACCCAACTTCCATGGCTAAATGAGGGTAGGAAAGTTCGCATGAACCGAGAAAGATCAATAAGAGCGAAGAATAAAGAGTGTTGGCCAAGAAAGATGCTTGAGGAGGGACTCTAC from the Populus nigra chromosome 1, ddPopNigr1.1, whole genome shotgun sequence genome contains:
- the LOC133680976 gene encoding aluminum-activated malate transporter 2-like; the encoded protein is MEVGSGSGDKAGFFTQGRWWLKALPAKFKANMVAMVRNIKKLGQDDPRRVIHSLKVGLALTLVSMFYYCQPLYSNFGVTAMWAIMTVVVVFEFSVGATLGKGLNRGMATLMAGGLGVGAHHLANLSGHIGEPILLGFFVFLQATISTFLRFFPKIKSRYDYGMLIFILTFSLISVSGYRDDEILEFAHKRLSTISIGGSACVIISTVVCPVWAGEDLHNLIALNIEKLGNFLEGFGDEYFKRTGGEESKDDKKFLEGYKSVLNSKNSEESLANFAAWEPGHGRFPFRHPWKLYLKVGTLARECAYRIEALNGCLNAEIQASSEVGSIIQEACTNLSIESGKALKELALAIKIMVQPSSADSHIENAKSAAKNLKSLLKSGIWEDIDLLKVIPGVTVASILIDVVTCTEKIAESIHELASKAQFKSVEPTLSTEKLHSGQIQSVKSAQMVNCSHVVINVGESTLPSPPSESSSARNASKQRMEV